A genomic window from Gossypium hirsutum isolate 1008001.06 chromosome D10, Gossypium_hirsutum_v2.1, whole genome shotgun sequence includes:
- the LOC121203367 gene encoding uncharacterized protein isoform X2, with translation MTPTNSHFIHSSYPITKKIKIARCRGQGLNCQKLWLWKFCQSFQLNPLLASTVFEIPCPDYKPTGTTLGNNYVDGICYWKTETGAYLDFRGLILSFDMGNEKFSILPIPEFVGSFPEYFVNLLVFNGSLGAIVYPTEGIDTSFDLWVTSEGVWTKQFNIKSISGVVRPLGFGKNGDLFLRDTNDEVLLFDASTQELKELQINTYLDHFRFTISLHAYLESLVRINGIQENIEKHVIRQPARDASTEN, from the exons ATGACACCTACCAACTCCCATTTTATTCATTCCTCTTACCCAAttacaaagaaaatcaaaatagcAAGATGCAGAGGCCAAGGTTTGAATTGCCAGAAGCTTTGGTTATGGAAATTCTGTCAAAGCTTCCAGTTAAATCCCTTACTCGCTTCAACTGTGTTT GAAATTCCATGTCCTGATTATAAACCAACTGGAACAACTTTGGGAAATAATTATGTAGACGGAATTTGCTATTGGAAAACAGAGACAGGGGCATATCTTGATTTTAGAGGACTAATTCTTTCATTTGACATGGGGAATGAGAAGTTCTCAATTTTACCTATCCCAGAATTCGTTGGGTCTTTCCCAGAATACTTTGTTAATCTATTGGTGTTTAATGGATCACTTGGTGCTATTGTTTACCCAACGGAAGGAATTGACACGTCTTTTGATTTATGGGTTACAAGTGAAGGAGTGtggactaaacaattcaatattaAATCCATTTCTGGAGTTGTACGCCCATTGGGATTTGGAAAAAATGGTGACTTGTTTCTTAGAGACACAAATGATGAAGTACTCCTATTTGACGCCTCCACCCAAGAGCTTAAGGAGCTTCAGATTAATACTTATCTAGATCATTTTCGGTTCACCATCTCCCTTCATGCTTATTTAGAGAGCCTGGTTCGTATCAATGGAATACAAGAGAATATTGAGAAACATGTAATACGTCAACCAGCGAGAGATGCATCAACTGAAAACTAA
- the LOC121203367 gene encoding F-box protein CPR1 isoform X1 — MQRPRFELPEALVMEILSKLPVKSLTRFNCVCKYWCSSFQTPHFISNNYHNNLENNNLNLLLSRCDGNTFQRYFSQLSNEKDQNYIVKQNIHLPFFRNDLPYVYGACHGLLCLLDPLKDKAAIWNPSTREFKILPPSSIQRPPYFSPFEETYLTLDDVDFDHAAFGFDSKTDDYKVIRFVTLTFVNSEEQYPHPHFMYQVELYSLRSNSWQEIPCPDYKPTGTTLGNNYVDGICYWKTETGAYLDFRGLILSFDMGNEKFSILPIPEFVGSFPEYFVNLLVFNGSLGAIVYPTEGIDTSFDLWVTSEGVWTKQFNIKSISGVVRPLGFGKNGDLFLRDTNDEVLLFDASTQELKELQINTYLDHFRFTISLHAYLESLVRINGIQENIEKHVIRQPARDASTEN; from the coding sequence ATGCAGAGGCCAAGGTTTGAATTGCCAGAAGCTTTGGTTATGGAAATTCTGTCAAAGCTTCCAGTTAAATCCCTTACTCGCTTCAACTGTGTTTGTAAGTATTGGTGTTCTTCTTTTCAAACTCCTCATTTCATTTCCAATAATTATCACAACAACCTTGAAAACAACAACCTTAATCTACTGCTTAGTCGCTGTGATGGTAACACCTTCCAACGTTATTTCTCTCAACTTTCAAATGAAAAAGATCAAAATTATATAGTAAAACAAAACATTCACTTGCCCTTTTTTAGGAATGATCTCCCCTATGTTTATGGTGCTTGTCATGGATTATTGTGTTTACTTGATCCTTTAAAGGATAAGGCTGCCATTTGGAACCCATCAACCAGAGAGTTTAAAATCCTTCCACCATCTTCAATCCAACGCCCTCCATATTTTTCCCCATTCGAAGAAACCTACCTTACTTTAGATGACGTTGATTTTGACCACGCTGCTTTTGGGTTTGACTCTAAAACTGATGACTACAAAGTCATACGATTTGTTACTCTTACTTTTGTTAATAGTGAAGAACAATATCCACATCCTCATTTTATGTACCAAGTTGAGTTGTATTCTCTTAGAAGTAATTCCTGGCAGGAAATTCCATGTCCTGATTATAAACCAACTGGAACAACTTTGGGAAATAATTATGTAGACGGAATTTGCTATTGGAAAACAGAGACAGGGGCATATCTTGATTTTAGAGGACTAATTCTTTCATTTGACATGGGGAATGAGAAGTTCTCAATTTTACCTATCCCAGAATTCGTTGGGTCTTTCCCAGAATACTTTGTTAATCTATTGGTGTTTAATGGATCACTTGGTGCTATTGTTTACCCAACGGAAGGAATTGACACGTCTTTTGATTTATGGGTTACAAGTGAAGGAGTGtggactaaacaattcaatattaAATCCATTTCTGGAGTTGTACGCCCATTGGGATTTGGAAAAAATGGTGACTTGTTTCTTAGAGACACAAATGATGAAGTACTCCTATTTGACGCCTCCACCCAAGAGCTTAAGGAGCTTCAGATTAATACTTATCTAGATCATTTTCGGTTCACCATCTCCCTTCATGCTTATTTAGAGAGCCTGGTTCGTATCAATGGAATACAAGAGAATATTGAGAAACATGTAATACGTCAACCAGCGAGAGATGCATCAACTGAAAACTAA